In Sphaerisporangium krabiense, the DNA window GCGACCTGCCCGTCGAGCCCGTCCCCCGTCAGGGCTGGGACAACCGGACGTTCCGGCTGGGCCGCGAGCTGTCCGTACGGCTGCCGAGCCACGAAGTGTACGTGGCCGCGGTCGAGAAGGAGGACCGGTGCCTGCCCGCGCTGGCCGGGCGCCTCCCGGTGCCCGTGCCGGTGCCGGTCGCGACGGGGCGGCCGGCGGACGCCTACCCGTTCCCCTGGTCGGTACGGCGCTGGCTCGCCGGGGAGACCCTGGACACCGCCGCGCACGTCGACCGGGCCGGGCTGGCGCGGGATCTCGGCGGGTTCCTCACCGCGCTCCGGGCCGCTCCCACGCGGGAGGGACGGGCCTGCGGGCGGCATTCCTTCTTCCGCGGCTGCCACCCCAGCGTCTACAGCGACCAGGTGCAACAGGCGCTGGAGGAGCTCGAGGGCGTGGTCGACACCGCCGCCTGCGCGGCCGTCTGGGCGGACGCGCTCACCACGGCCTGGACGCGCCCCCCGGCGTGGTTCCACGGCGACATCGCCGCGGGCAACCTGCTGGTCGCGGACGGGGCGCTGTCCGCCGTGATCGACTTCGGCACCTGCGGCGTCGGCGATCCGGCCTGCGATCTGGTGATCGCCTGGACGTACTTCCGCGGCGACGAGCGCAAGCTCTTCCGCGAGTCCGCCGGGCTCCCGGACGACGCCTGGCGCCGTGCCCGCGGCTGGGCCCTGTGGAAGGCGCTCGCCACCATGTCCGGCCTCTCCAGCCCCGACCCCGGGGGCTTCCAGGCCCGGGTGCTCCCCCACGTCCTCGACGACCCGGTCATCGCCTGACGGGGCCTCTTCCGGCCGGAACGCGCCGGAAGAGGCCATGAACGGAGGTCAGAAGAGCGACGGCCAGCCCGGGAGGACGGGCGTGGGGGCGAGGCGAGGCGTTCGCCGGTCGGCGGTCAGCGACGGGAACGGCTCGACGGCGGGACAGCGGGCGCCGGGGGGCGGGAGCGTGCGGGAGATCAGGTACCGGTCGATCGTGCCGGTCGTGCAGTCACTCCAGCCGTAGATGCCGTGGCCCCAGCCCTCATAGGTGAGCACCCTGGCGTACTTGCCGAGCTGGCGGGCGGCGCCGAGCGTCCACTGGTAGGGCGACGTCGGCTCGTGCAGCGAGGAGCCGAGCAGCAGGGGAGCGCTGCCGCGGACCCGCAGGCGCTCCTGGGGGTTCGGGATCGGCGTGGGCTGGGAGAAGCAGACCGGGGTCACCCGGACGTTGACCGGGCCGTACCGCATGTCGGGCGCCAGCTTGGCCGACCGGCGCAGGATCGCGGTGTACTCCTTGAACGAGGACACGTTGAAGTCGAAGTCCTGGCACAGGATCGGGATCGGGAAGTTCGCCACGGCGCCGGGTGCGCCGCCGCCCGGCACTCGGGTGGGAAGCGGGAGCGGCAGGGGCGCGCCGGTGTCGAGCGCCGCCATGATGACGGCGAGAAGGTCCCACTCGGGGAGGTAGAACAGCAGGTGCGCCAGGCTGATCAGTTCGAGCGACGTCACCGGGACCGTCGGCTGGTCCGGGTCGAGCAGCTCGCCGCGGTCGGCGCGGGCGAGCAGGCGGGCCCAGACGGGACGCACTCCCTCATCGTGCAGGGCGCACCTGTCGGACCGCTCGCACCAGGACGCGAACGCGTCGAACGCGTCCTGCGCGGCGGCGGCCGTGGTGTCGTAGAACTCCCCGATCCGCAGGCTGTGGTCCATGTTGCCGTCCAGCGCGAGCGCCCGGACGCGGTGCGGGAACATCTCGGCGTACAGCTGGCCGATCAGCGTGCCGTAGGAGATGCCGTAGTAGGTGAGCTTGTCGTCGCCCACGGCGGCCCGGATCGCGTCGAGGTCGCGGACCACCTCGCGCGTGTTCACGTGGTCGAAGAGGGGGCCGGTCCTGGCCCGGCAGTCGGCGCGCAGCTTCGCGCTGAGGACGCGCAGCTCCGCGAACTGCGCGGCGTTCTCGGCGATCGGGTACTGCATGGGGGACAGCAGCTCGGCGGAGCAGACGATGGGGTGGCTGCGCCCCACGCCGCGCGGGTCGAAGCCCACGATGTCGAAGCGGCGCTGGAGCTCGGCGCTCGGCCAGCCGGGCACGTTCACGACCAGGTCGACGCCGGACCCGCCGGGGCCGCCGGGGTTGATCAGGAGCGAGCCGATCCTGGCGGCCGGGTCGGTGGCCTTGCGCCGGGCCAGGGCCAGGTCGATCGACGGCCCGCCCGGCCTGCTCCAGTCGATGGGCACCGACAGCGTGCCGCAATCCACGGCCGGGTTCTGCTCGCACGGCGACCAGGCGACGGCCGGCGGCCGGGTCGGCGTCGCCGGGGCGGCGGTGGCGGTGGCGGTGGCGGTGGCGGGGACGGACGGTAACAGCACGGTGAGGACGAGAAGGGTGATGCCTAACAGGGCTGACAGGGACGGT includes these proteins:
- a CDS encoding aminoglycoside phosphotransferase family protein encodes the protein MIDIDAGLVRGLVAGQFPEWSDLPVEPVPRQGWDNRTFRLGRELSVRLPSHEVYVAAVEKEDRCLPALAGRLPVPVPVPVATGRPADAYPFPWSVRRWLAGETLDTAAHVDRAGLARDLGGFLTALRAAPTREGRACGRHSFFRGCHPSVYSDQVQQALEELEGVVDTAACAAVWADALTTAWTRPPAWFHGDIAAGNLLVADGALSAVIDFGTCGVGDPACDLVIAWTYFRGDERKLFRESAGLPDDAWRRARGWALWKALATMSGLSSPDPGGFQARVLPHVLDDPVIA
- a CDS encoding alpha/beta fold hydrolase is translated as MLLPSVPATATATATAAPATPTRPPAVAWSPCEQNPAVDCGTLSVPIDWSRPGGPSIDLALARRKATDPAARIGSLLINPGGPGGSGVDLVVNVPGWPSAELQRRFDIVGFDPRGVGRSHPIVCSAELLSPMQYPIAENAAQFAELRVLSAKLRADCRARTGPLFDHVNTREVVRDLDAIRAAVGDDKLTYYGISYGTLIGQLYAEMFPHRVRALALDGNMDHSLRIGEFYDTTAAAAQDAFDAFASWCERSDRCALHDEGVRPVWARLLARADRGELLDPDQPTVPVTSLELISLAHLLFYLPEWDLLAVIMAALDTGAPLPLPLPTRVPGGGAPGAVANFPIPILCQDFDFNVSSFKEYTAILRRSAKLAPDMRYGPVNVRVTPVCFSQPTPIPNPQERLRVRGSAPLLLGSSLHEPTSPYQWTLGAARQLGKYARVLTYEGWGHGIYGWSDCTTGTIDRYLISRTLPPPGARCPAVEPFPSLTADRRTPRLAPTPVLPGWPSLF